In Sphingobacteriaceae bacterium, the following proteins share a genomic window:
- a CDS encoding phenylacetic acid degradation protein translates to MSRFHNLKIKALKKETPECVSVLFDVPEDKKEIFGFKHGQYLTLKTIIDGEEVRRSYSICSSPLDEQLTVAIKTIPEGKFSNYAYSTLKVGDEVEVMPPLGRFSTDLLETNKKNYFFIAVGSGITPVMSIVKTILKTEPQSTIILLYGNKNKGSIIFKEQFEALKNKYMRRLSLYYILSQEKADAEILAGRIDKTKIEYFLKNIIDPVMIDECFLCGPEDLILTAKDTLAAAGIPTKNIHFELFTTAGAQLAKKQIKKVTKISTGPRSKVIIKLDGVSTEMEIPYEGESILDAAMKSGSDLPYACKGGVCCACKAKLEKGEVTMDVNYGLEQDEIDAGFILTCQAHPKTKDVVINFDVK, encoded by the coding sequence ATGTCACGCTTCCATAACTTAAAAATAAAAGCTCTGAAAAAAGAAACACCGGAATGTGTTTCGGTGCTTTTTGATGTGCCTGAAGATAAAAAAGAAATCTTCGGTTTTAAGCACGGACAATATCTCACTTTAAAAACAATCATTGATGGCGAAGAGGTTCGCCGCTCCTACTCTATCTGCTCTAGTCCGCTTGATGAGCAATTGACTGTGGCTATTAAAACCATTCCGGAAGGAAAATTCTCGAATTACGCCTATTCTACATTAAAAGTAGGAGACGAAGTGGAAGTGATGCCACCACTGGGAAGATTTAGCACCGATCTTTTAGAAACCAATAAAAAGAATTATTTTTTTATTGCTGTTGGAAGTGGTATCACCCCGGTAATGTCCATTGTAAAAACCATTTTAAAAACAGAACCGCAAAGCACCATCATTTTATTATACGGCAACAAAAATAAAGGTTCTATTATTTTTAAAGAACAGTTTGAAGCGCTGAAGAACAAGTATATGCGTCGTCTTAGCCTATACTATATTTTAAGTCAGGAAAAAGCTGACGCGGAAATTTTAGCAGGACGCATTGACAAAACCAAAATAGAGTACTTCTTAAAAAATATCATTGATCCGGTAATGATTGACGAATGTTTTTTGTGCGGCCCTGAAGACCTGATCCTAACGGCGAAAGATACTTTGGCTGCAGCCGGTATTCCTACAAAAAACATACACTTCGAATTGTTCACCACAGCCGGAGCTCAGTTAGCAAAAAAACAAATTAAGAAAGTAACTAAAATAAGTACCGGACCCAGGAGCAAAGTCATCATTAAACTCGATGGTGTATCCACAGAAATGGAAATTCCATACGAAGGCGAAAGTATTTTAGATGCCGCGATGAAAAGTGGGTCTGATTTACCTTATGCCTGCAAAGGGGGCGTGTGTTGTGCCTGCAAAGCAAAGCTCGAAAAAGGAGAAGTGACTATGGATGTGAATTACGGATTAGAACAAGATGAAATTGATGCAGGATTTATTTTAACCTGCCAGGCACATCCCAAGACAAAAGATGTAGTTATAAATTTTGACGTGAAATAA
- the pcaF gene encoding 3-oxoadipyl-CoA thiolase, producing MNNAYIIDGVRTPIGNFGGTLAAVRPDDLATLVIKELLKRNPTIDQSKIYDVILGCANQAGEDNRNVARMAGLMAGLPITVPGETVNRLCASGLSAAISAARAIQTGDADLIIAGGVENMTRGPWVISKTSSAFGRDAQMFDSSFGWRFINPKLKELYGVDSMGDTAENVARQYNINRQDQDTFGMRSHQKAAKAQAAGRFEKETVSVSIPQKKGDDLVFAKDEFIKPTTTFEVLSKLRPAFAKEGTVTAGNAAGLNDGAAALLLASEKAVKAYNLKPLARILSSGVAGVEPRIMGIGPVPASEIALTKAGLTINDMDVIELNEAFAAQSIAVIRAWGLKDDDARINPNGGAIALGHPLGMSGARILTTAAMELQLQQKRYALVTMCIGVGQGFAVVIERV from the coding sequence ATGAACAACGCATACATAATTGATGGTGTGAGAACACCTATTGGAAATTTTGGCGGAACGCTGGCAGCAGTTCGTCCGGATGATTTAGCAACTTTGGTCATTAAAGAGCTGCTAAAAAGAAATCCGACTATTGACCAATCAAAAATTTACGACGTTATCTTAGGTTGCGCAAACCAGGCTGGCGAAGATAATCGCAACGTGGCCCGCATGGCGGGGTTAATGGCAGGACTACCTATAACGGTTCCCGGGGAGACGGTGAATCGTTTATGTGCTTCGGGACTATCCGCAGCTATCAGTGCGGCAAGAGCGATCCAAACCGGCGATGCTGATTTGATTATCGCGGGGGGTGTGGAGAACATGACGCGCGGTCCATGGGTTATTTCTAAAACCAGTTCTGCTTTTGGAAGAGATGCACAAATGTTTGACAGTAGTTTCGGCTGGCGTTTTATTAACCCAAAATTAAAAGAGTTGTATGGAGTAGACTCGATGGGTGATACCGCCGAGAATGTTGCCAGGCAATACAACATAAATCGTCAAGACCAGGACACTTTCGGAATGCGTTCACATCAAAAAGCTGCGAAGGCACAGGCAGCAGGGCGTTTTGAAAAAGAAACAGTGTCTGTTTCTATTCCACAAAAAAAAGGAGACGACTTAGTTTTTGCGAAAGACGAGTTCATAAAACCCACAACCACTTTTGAAGTTTTATCCAAACTGCGTCCGGCCTTTGCAAAAGAGGGAACCGTAACTGCAGGAAATGCAGCTGGCCTAAATGATGGAGCTGCCGCTTTATTATTGGCTTCCGAAAAAGCAGTAAAGGCGTATAATTTAAAACCTCTTGCACGCATACTTAGTAGTGGTGTTGCAGGTGTTGAACCCCGCATCATGGGCATTGGGCCTGTACCGGCCTCCGAAATAGCGTTAACAAAAGCAGGTCTTACCATTAACGACATGGATGTTATCGAGTTAAACGAAGCCTTCGCTGCGCAGAGTATAGCAGTGATCAGAGCTTGGGGATTAAAAGACGATGATGCCCGAATTAATCCAAACGGAGGCGCTATCGCTTTAGGACATCCTTTAGGCATGAGTGGCGCTCGCATTTTAACAACTGCTGCAATGGAACTACAACTTCAACAAAAACGGTATGCACTCGTAACCATGTGCATTGGCGTAGGACAAGGTTTTGCAGTGGTTATAGAAAGAGTTTAG
- a CDS encoding acyl-CoA thioesterase, translating to MNFYTRKLIRPEDLNANGTLFGGSLLRWIDEEAAIYTIIQLDNSKVVTKFMSEINFVSSARQGDIIEMGIEATAFGKTSITLSCEVRNKITHKSILTIEKMVFVNVNEAGEPAPHGKTEIKYTDERLSPKRNS from the coding sequence ATGAATTTTTATACGCGTAAATTAATAAGACCAGAAGATCTGAATGCGAACGGAACCTTATTTGGAGGAAGTTTGCTGCGCTGGATTGACGAAGAAGCTGCCATTTATACCATTATTCAATTAGATAATTCAAAAGTAGTAACCAAGTTCATGTCCGAAATAAATTTTGTGAGCTCGGCACGTCAAGGAGATATTATTGAAATGGGAATTGAGGCTACTGCTTTTGGAAAAACCTCCATTACGCTTTCCTGTGAGGTGAGAAATAAAATTACACACAAAAGTATTTTAACAATTGAAAAAATGGTTTTTGTTAATGTAAATGAAGCGGGAGAGCCCGCCCCACATGGCAAGACGGAGATTAAATATACAGACGAAAGGTTATCTCCAAAACGTAATAGTTAA
- a CDS encoding choline dehydrogenase, with protein MDYDYIIIGSGSAGSVIAARLTEDTKTNVLLLEAGSPDNDPNIHAPAGWPGTWQTERDWAYMTEPQTHAGNTPRYWPRGKTLGGSSSINGMIYVRGHYSDYDNWAYQGCNGWDYKSVLPYFKKSENYEKGASATHGVGGPLHVTTIKHPNPISTVSLAACAELGLPLNEDCNTDIWGAGLCELTVTPEGERCSTAKAFLVPALGRKNLTVITNAPAQRLTFKGTTCTGVVYKKDGKEVTVKASKEVILSAGAIGSAQLLMLSGVGNAEDLKKLGIKSVADLPGVGQNLHDHLLVSVIFESKQQIPPPQANLLEAQLFWKSRPDMLTPDLQPLFMGLPYYSPGFTGPTNAFTLCAGLIRPVSRGEMKLKTTDAADAPYLDPNYLGDDADLNALYEAVELCRKLGYTAAMKDWMKEEVLPGKNKTKEEVIDYIRQSCGTYHHMVGTCKMGIDKMAVVDPTLKVHGVKGLRVADASIMPAVTSGNTNAPSIMIGEKAADMIRAEAKHAGRSTGTVALHQPF; from the coding sequence ATGGATTACGATTATATCATTATCGGCTCAGGCTCTGCAGGCAGTGTAATTGCTGCCCGTCTTACAGAAGACACAAAAACAAATGTCCTGCTGTTAGAAGCAGGAAGTCCGGACAACGATCCAAATATACACGCTCCTGCAGGGTGGCCCGGAACCTGGCAAACAGAGCGTGATTGGGCATATATGACAGAACCGCAAACGCATGCGGGTAACACGCCGCGCTACTGGCCACGTGGAAAAACACTAGGCGGAAGTAGTTCTATCAACGGAATGATTTATGTGCGTGGCCACTATTCTGATTATGACAACTGGGCTTACCAGGGTTGTAATGGATGGGACTACAAAAGTGTTCTTCCTTATTTTAAAAAATCAGAAAATTATGAAAAAGGGGCAAGTGCAACGCATGGTGTTGGCGGCCCATTGCATGTAACAACCATCAAGCATCCAAATCCCATCTCTACTGTTTCTTTAGCAGCCTGTGCGGAATTAGGATTACCACTCAATGAAGATTGCAACACAGATATTTGGGGTGCCGGCTTATGTGAATTGACGGTAACTCCCGAAGGTGAACGCTGTTCAACAGCAAAGGCATTTTTAGTACCCGCCTTAGGAAGAAAAAATCTCACGGTGATTACCAATGCTCCTGCGCAAAGATTAACTTTTAAAGGAACAACCTGCACAGGTGTTGTTTATAAAAAGGATGGCAAAGAAGTAACGGTAAAGGCAAGCAAAGAAGTTATTCTTTCTGCCGGTGCTATTGGTTCTGCTCAGCTTCTTATGTTGTCTGGTGTGGGTAATGCAGAAGATTTAAAGAAACTCGGAATCAAGTCTGTCGCAGATCTTCCGGGCGTTGGACAAAATTTACACGATCATTTATTAGTAAGTGTGATCTTCGAATCTAAACAACAAATTCCTCCACCTCAGGCAAATTTACTGGAGGCTCAGCTCTTCTGGAAAAGTCGTCCCGATATGTTAACTCCAGACTTACAACCTTTGTTCATGGGATTACCATACTACTCTCCGGGATTTACCGGACCTACTAACGCTTTTACCTTATGCGCTGGTTTAATTCGTCCCGTGAGTCGCGGTGAAATGAAATTAAAAACCACAGATGCCGCAGACGCGCCCTATTTAGATCCGAACTACTTAGGAGATGACGCTGACTTAAATGCTTTATACGAAGCCGTAGAACTCTGTCGTAAATTAGGGTATACAGCTGCTATGAAAGACTGGATGAAAGAAGAAGTTCTTCCGGGAAAAAATAAGACAAAAGAAGAAGTGATCGATTACATCCGTCAGTCATGTGGCACCTACCACCATATGGTGGGAACCTGCAAAATGGGAATTGATAAAATGGCTGTTGTTGATCCAACCTTAAAAGTACACGGCGTAAAAGGATTGAGAGTTGCTGATGCTTCTATTATGCCTGCTGTAACCTCTGGAAACACTAATGCTCCAAGTATTATGATTGGTGAAAAAGCAGCTGATATGATTCGTGCCGAAGCAAAACATGCTGGCAGAAGCACCGGGACCGTTGCCTTACATCAACCATTTTGA
- the paaJ gene encoding phenylacetate-CoA oxygenase subunit PaaJ, translating into MITLNKAEIWKVLENVCDPEIPVISIADLGVLRDVVVHEDSSVEVIITPTYSGCPAMNMIAVEIRLALLAEGIEKVTIKTQLSPAWTTDWFSEAGKQKLKAYGIAPPVDSSPHVHQLFGEEVIVECPQCHSKNTKVMSQFGSTSCKALYQCQDCKEPFDYFKCHR; encoded by the coding sequence ATGATAACATTAAATAAAGCCGAAATATGGAAAGTACTGGAAAATGTTTGTGATCCGGAAATCCCTGTAATTAGCATTGCTGACCTTGGTGTTTTGCGCGATGTTGTTGTGCACGAAGATAGTTCTGTAGAGGTTATCATCACACCTACCTATTCTGGTTGTCCTGCCATGAACATGATCGCGGTTGAAATTCGTCTCGCACTTTTAGCAGAAGGGATTGAAAAGGTAACTATCAAAACACAATTAAGCCCCGCCTGGACCACCGATTGGTTTTCTGAAGCAGGCAAACAGAAGTTAAAGGCTTATGGCATTGCACCACCCGTAGATTCCTCGCCACACGTGCATCAATTATTTGGTGAAGAAGTGATTGTGGAATGTCCGCAATGCCATTCTAAGAACACAAAAGTCATGAGTCAATTCGGTTCAACTTCGTGCAAAGCGCTCTACCAGTGCCAGGATTGCAAAGAACCTTTCGACTATTTTAAATGTCACCGTTAA
- a CDS encoding phenylacetic acid degradation bifunctional protein PaaZ has translation MKKLENYILGKWISGDGEGQTLYNAVSGDVIAHASTQGIDFASVLNYGRTVGGPALRKLTFQQRGLMLKALALHLREHLAKFYLISYQTGATKADSWVDIEGGIGNLFANASLRRKLPDESFCLDGEPHILGKEGHFMGHHILLPKEGVAVHINAFNFPIWGMLEKIAVNLMAGVPAVVKPATVTSFLTEAVVREIIASKILPEGALQLICGSAGDILSHTMSQDVVTFTGSASTGLLLKSNPVIMRENVPFTMEADSLNCIVLGEDVTPGMPEWEIFIKEVRKEMTTKSGQRCTAIRRIFVPQNKIEDVQIALGKALAQTTIGNPLNEKVRMGSLAGLTQRAEVIEQVQKLLASSQIIYGSLDSVTVMDADSKKGAFMSPILLLNENPLLTTEAHEVEAFGPVSTLMPYNNMEEAIALAKKGMGSLVSTIVTANKHLAKQYVLGSGTYHGRVLILNAEAAKESTGHGAPLPLLVHGGPGRAGGGEEMGGLRGVKHYMQRVAIQGSPTFITAVSNVYQPGSEQFEDKVHPFMKHFEELQIGETFTTGKRTIMDADISNFANLSWDHFYAHTDATSLDGTIFEKTVAHGYFVLSAAAGLFVERKKGPVLLNYGIDELRFTKPVYAGTTIGVRLTVKEKVPQEKKDENDVAKGIVKWQVEVYDDTKETVAITTILTMVKKLNEN, from the coding sequence ATGAAAAAATTAGAAAATTATATTCTCGGAAAATGGATCAGCGGCGACGGTGAAGGTCAAACGCTGTACAATGCAGTATCGGGCGATGTTATAGCGCACGCCTCCACTCAAGGCATTGACTTCGCCAGTGTTTTAAATTACGGAAGAACGGTGGGCGGCCCTGCTTTACGCAAACTCACTTTTCAACAAAGAGGTTTAATGTTAAAGGCTCTTGCCCTTCATTTGCGTGAACATTTAGCGAAATTCTACTTGATCAGCTATCAAACGGGTGCTACAAAGGCCGACAGCTGGGTAGACATTGAAGGAGGTATTGGAAATCTTTTTGCGAACGCTTCTTTGAGACGAAAACTTCCCGACGAATCTTTTTGCCTGGACGGCGAACCGCACATACTTGGAAAAGAAGGCCATTTTATGGGTCATCACATTTTACTTCCAAAAGAAGGCGTAGCTGTTCATATCAATGCGTTTAATTTTCCAATTTGGGGCATGCTTGAAAAAATCGCCGTCAATCTTATGGCCGGAGTTCCAGCGGTGGTAAAACCTGCAACAGTAACATCCTTCTTAACCGAAGCGGTTGTAAGAGAAATCATTGCTTCTAAGATTTTACCCGAAGGGGCTTTACAATTGATTTGTGGTTCTGCAGGAGATATACTAAGTCACACGATGTCGCAAGATGTTGTAACCTTCACAGGTTCTGCAAGTACAGGCCTCTTATTAAAATCAAATCCAGTTATCATGCGTGAGAACGTGCCGTTCACCATGGAAGCCGATTCTTTAAATTGTATAGTGTTGGGAGAGGACGTTACACCTGGCATGCCGGAGTGGGAAATCTTTATTAAAGAGGTTCGCAAGGAAATGACCACAAAATCAGGACAAAGGTGTACTGCTATCCGAAGAATTTTTGTTCCCCAAAATAAAATAGAAGACGTACAAATCGCCTTAGGAAAGGCGCTCGCTCAAACAACCATTGGAAATCCATTAAATGAAAAAGTGAGAATGGGTTCTTTAGCAGGATTAACACAGCGCGCAGAAGTAATTGAACAAGTGCAAAAATTATTAGCATCGTCACAAATCATTTATGGGTCTTTAGACAGTGTTACAGTAATGGATGCCGACAGTAAAAAAGGCGCTTTTATGAGTCCGATTTTACTGCTGAATGAGAATCCACTTTTAACAACAGAAGCACACGAGGTAGAAGCCTTTGGTCCAGTTTCTACTTTAATGCCTTATAATAACATGGAAGAAGCGATTGCCCTTGCCAAAAAAGGCATGGGCTCGCTGGTGAGTACAATTGTAACCGCTAACAAACACTTAGCAAAACAGTATGTACTTGGTTCCGGTACTTATCACGGGCGCGTTTTAATATTAAACGCAGAAGCCGCTAAAGAAAGTACCGGCCACGGCGCCCCACTTCCACTCCTGGTTCATGGGGGACCGGGAAGAGCCGGAGGTGGCGAAGAGATGGGTGGTTTACGAGGTGTAAAACATTATATGCAACGGGTCGCCATTCAGGGTTCTCCAACATTTATTACCGCCGTGAGTAACGTTTATCAGCCGGGATCAGAACAGTTTGAAGATAAGGTGCATCCTTTCATGAAACATTTTGAAGAACTACAAATAGGTGAAACGTTTACAACAGGTAAAAGAACAATCATGGATGCAGATATTTCCAATTTCGCCAATTTAAGCTGGGATCATTTTTATGCTCATACAGATGCTACTTCCCTCGACGGAACCATTTTTGAGAAAACTGTAGCACATGGGTATTTTGTTTTAAGCGCGGCAGCAGGGTTATTTGTAGAAAGAAAAAAAGGTCCGGTACTCTTAAACTACGGAATTGACGAATTAAGATTTACAAAACCCGTATACGCCGGAACTACGATAGGTGTGCGTTTGACGGTGAAAGAGAAAGTTCCTCAAGAGAAAAAAGATGAAAATGACGTTGCTAAGGGCATTGTAAAATGGCAGGTAGAAGTTTACGACGACACAAAAGAAACAGTTGCTATTACCACCATTTTAACCATGGTAAAAAAATTAAATGAAAATTAG
- a CDS encoding aldehyde dehydrogenase, giving the protein MATYKFMIDGKAIDSGKSFEVKNPATGEVIGSASISSPADVESAVKSAKAAQPAWAAKGDDERKKILMKVSEVLAENSPYLAEWITKEQGKPLAGPGSLFEMQACVGWTQVPASLDLPVEVVFEDDTRRDELHRKPLGVVGAITPWNWPLMIAIWQIVPSLRAGNTVVIKPSEYTTIGTLEMVRLMNTVLPAGVLNVITGDGKIGALLIENKDVNKIMFTGSTKTGRKIIDASKGNMARLTLECGGNDPAIVLPGTDAQKIAGDLFWGAFINMGQTCACAKRLYVHENDYENVISALDAVSAQMPMGNGMIEGNVLGPIQNKMQFDIVKGLVDDAKANGARIIRGGEPMKGPGYFYPITLIGDIDNGSRLVDEEQFGPVLPIIKYKTIEEAIAKANDSESGLGASVWGTDLAEAARVAKRIEAGTVWINQHGAIHPMVPFGGAKDSGYGVEFGIDGLKAVTQPQIISIKK; this is encoded by the coding sequence ATGGCAACTTACAAATTCATGATTGATGGTAAAGCGATTGATTCCGGAAAATCTTTCGAAGTAAAAAATCCTGCTACCGGTGAGGTAATAGGTTCAGCATCTATTTCATCCCCCGCTGACGTTGAGAGTGCTGTAAAGTCAGCTAAGGCTGCGCAACCAGCCTGGGCTGCCAAAGGCGACGACGAAAGAAAAAAAATATTAATGAAAGTTTCGGAAGTTCTTGCAGAAAACTCCCCTTATTTAGCAGAATGGATCACCAAAGAACAAGGTAAACCACTCGCCGGACCGGGCTCTCTGTTCGAGATGCAAGCTTGCGTGGGCTGGACCCAGGTTCCTGCATCCTTAGATCTTCCCGTAGAAGTTGTTTTTGAAGATGATACACGCAGAGATGAGTTGCACCGCAAACCACTTGGCGTTGTTGGTGCTATCACACCGTGGAACTGGCCCTTGATGATTGCTATCTGGCAAATTGTTCCTTCGTTACGCGCGGGAAATACGGTGGTAATTAAACCTTCAGAATACACTACTATCGGAACGCTGGAAATGGTGCGTCTTATGAATACGGTTCTTCCTGCCGGTGTTTTAAATGTTATCACGGGTGATGGAAAAATCGGAGCTCTGTTAATTGAAAATAAAGATGTGAATAAAATCATGTTTACCGGCTCTACAAAAACAGGACGTAAAATCATTGATGCTTCTAAAGGCAATATGGCCCGTCTAACACTAGAATGCGGAGGAAATGATCCTGCTATAGTTTTACCAGGTACCGACGCGCAAAAAATTGCCGGAGATCTTTTCTGGGGAGCATTTATAAATATGGGCCAGACTTGCGCTTGTGCAAAACGTTTATACGTGCATGAAAATGATTATGAAAACGTAATAAGTGCCTTAGATGCTGTGTCTGCGCAAATGCCTATGGGCAACGGAATGATAGAAGGTAATGTATTGGGGCCGATTCAAAACAAAATGCAGTTTGATATTGTGAAAGGTTTAGTCGATGATGCTAAAGCCAATGGAGCCCGCATTATTCGTGGTGGCGAACCTATGAAAGGGCCGGGCTACTTTTATCCTATAACCCTTATTGGAGACATTGATAACGGTTCGCGACTTGTTGACGAAGAACAATTTGGTCCGGTATTACCCATCATTAAATACAAAACCATTGAGGAAGCAATTGCAAAAGCCAACGACAGCGAATCAGGACTCGGCGCTTCTGTATGGGGCACAGATCTGGCCGAAGCAGCCAGAGTAGCAAAACGTATCGAAGCCGGAACAGTGTGGATCAACCAACACGGCGCTATACATCCAATGGTTCCGTTTGGTGGCGCCAAAGATTCTGGTTACGGCGTAGAATTTGGCATCGATGGATTAAAAGCAGTAACACAACCGCAAATTATCAGTATTAAAAAATAA
- the paaI gene encoding phenylacetate-CoA oxygenase subunit PaaI: protein MEKEKNNQHSLFNYVLSMADTSLILSHRLSEWCGHGPVIEQDIAMSNIALDLIGEARNFYDYAASLEGKGKSEDDYAYFRESKGFKNLLLCEQPNGDFAHTILRQFLFDSFHYHVLSELRKSPDETLRAIAEKSFKEVSYHIKWSSEWVIRLGDGTDVSKQKMETALKALWMFSGELTEPTADEKILIAQKIIPDFEAIKKTWLEQVTDVFTQASLTVPTTKNNVQQGGKTGKHSEHLSYLLAEMQSVQRAYPGLQW from the coding sequence ATGGAAAAAGAAAAAAACAATCAGCACTCTTTATTCAACTATGTGTTGTCTATGGCTGATACAAGCCTGATCTTAAGCCATCGTCTTTCTGAATGGTGCGGACACGGTCCGGTTATTGAACAGGACATTGCAATGAGCAACATTGCTCTGGATTTAATTGGCGAGGCGCGTAATTTTTACGACTACGCTGCAAGTCTTGAAGGAAAAGGAAAGTCAGAAGACGATTATGCGTATTTTCGCGAAAGCAAAGGATTTAAAAATCTTTTATTGTGCGAACAACCGAACGGAGATTTTGCGCACACGATACTACGTCAATTTTTATTCGACAGCTTTCATTACCATGTGTTATCTGAATTAAGAAAAAGCCCGGACGAAACACTCAGAGCAATAGCAGAAAAATCTTTTAAAGAAGTCAGCTATCATATTAAATGGAGTTCTGAATGGGTGATTCGTTTAGGAGATGGAACAGATGTCAGTAAACAAAAAATGGAGACAGCGTTAAAAGCTTTGTGGATGTTTAGCGGAGAATTGACAGAGCCTACAGCCGATGAAAAAATTCTGATAGCGCAAAAAATAATTCCAGATTTTGAAGCGATAAAAAAAACATGGCTGGAACAAGTGACGGATGTTTTCACACAAGCATCCTTAACTGTACCGACAACAAAAAACAATGTGCAACAAGGTGGTAAAACCGGCAAACACTCTGAACATTTAAGTTACCTGCTTGCGGAGATGCAAAGTGTGCAGCGGGCTTATCCGGGACTGCAGTGGTGA
- a CDS encoding 1,2-phenylacetyl-CoA epoxidase subunit A, producing MKNNIVDLEKKFQANIDAEQRIEPKEWMPDAYRKTLIRQISQHAHSEIVGMLPERNWVTRAPSLKRKAVLLAKVQDEAGHGLYLYSAAETLGAAREELINDLHSGKAKYSSIFNYPTLTWADMGAIGWLVDGAAILNQVPLCRASYGPYARAMVRVCKEESFHQRQGYEIMMALCAGSPEQKEMAQDALNRWWWPTLMMFGPTDDASANSELSMKWKIKRFSNDELRQRFVDMCIPQVEYLGLKIPDDKLKYNEETKHYDFGEIDWEEFWNVVKGNGPCNHERLETRKRAYDEGEWVREAASAHAEKQRIRKGENKKVA from the coding sequence ATGAAAAATAACATCGTTGATTTAGAAAAAAAATTCCAGGCTAACATTGATGCTGAACAGCGCATTGAGCCAAAAGAATGGATGCCGGATGCTTATCGCAAAACTTTGATCCGTCAAATTTCTCAGCATGCGCATTCTGAAATTGTGGGTATGTTGCCTGAACGTAACTGGGTGACACGCGCTCCTTCTTTAAAAAGAAAAGCAGTGCTTCTTGCAAAAGTGCAGGACGAAGCGGGGCATGGCTTGTATTTATACAGCGCTGCCGAAACCCTTGGTGCAGCTCGTGAAGAACTCATCAATGATTTACATTCTGGTAAAGCAAAATATTCAAGCATTTTTAATTACCCTACTTTAACCTGGGCAGATATGGGTGCGATTGGCTGGCTGGTAGATGGTGCCGCCATTCTGAACCAGGTACCTTTGTGCCGTGCTTCTTATGGTCCTTACGCCAGAGCTATGGTGCGTGTTTGCAAGGAAGAGAGTTTTCACCAAAGACAAGGCTATGAAATTATGATGGCTCTCTGCGCTGGAAGTCCTGAACAAAAAGAAATGGCACAGGACGCTTTGAACCGCTGGTGGTGGCCAACCTTAATGATGTTTGGTCCAACCGATGACGCGTCGGCAAACAGCGAATTATCGATGAAATGGAAAATTAAACGGTTTTCGAATGACGAATTACGTCAGCGTTTTGTAGACATGTGTATACCGCAGGTAGAGTATTTAGGATTAAAAATTCCCGACGATAAATTAAAATACAACGAAGAGACCAAACACTACGACTTTGGAGAAATTGACTGGGAAGAATTCTGGAATGTTGTAAAAGGAAATGGCCCTTGCAACCACGAAAGACTGGAAACTCGCAAAAGAGCTTATGACGAAGGAGAATGGGTAAGAGAAGCTGCCTCAGCGCATGCAGAAAAGCAGAGAATACGCAAAGGAGAAAATAAAAAAGTAGCATAA
- a CDS encoding 1,2-phenylacetyl-CoA epoxidase subunit B, translating into MEKRDWPLWEVFIRSRQGLDHKHVGSLHAADAEMAVENARDVYTRRMEGVSIWVVESANIHASNPDEEDALYESANSKIYRHPTFYTIPDGIGHM; encoded by the coding sequence ATGGAAAAAAGAGATTGGCCTTTATGGGAAGTATTTATCCGCAGCAGGCAGGGACTAGACCATAAGCATGTGGGAAGCCTTCATGCAGCAGATGCTGAGATGGCTGTTGAAAACGCACGCGATGTTTATACCCGCCGTATGGAAGGTGTAAGCATTTGGGTAGTGGAGTCTGCTAACATTCATGCTTCAAATCCCGACGAAGAAGATGCTTTGTACGAATCGGCTAACAGCAAGATTTACAGGCACCCAACATTTTATACTATTCCCGATGGTATCGGGCACATGTAA